The Roseicyclus marinus genome has a segment encoding these proteins:
- a CDS encoding ABC1 kinase family protein, whose translation MTRSNDLRPHPVPAGRFARARSMGGLATGLAGGVALSGAQALLRGQRPRLADLVMTPANITRLADRLSEMRGAAMKLGQLLSMEAGDLLPPELEAILSRLRAQAHVMPPQQLKQVLQTAYGPDFRKLFRSFDTTPLAAASIGQVHRATTPEGETLAVKLQYPGVREAIDSDLDNVAALIRWSGLWPAELDLKPLMAEARVQLHEEADYAREGAALARFGALLAGDARFVVPRLDDSRTRPAALAMSFERSEPIETLAHASPAIRDRAVSALLELCLRELFEFRLMQTDPNFANYRWRPDTGQIVLLDFGATREISSPVAEAYRTLLRAGLDHDQPGVLAALEGIGFIKPGLSDMHRQTILDMSEMGFTLLRGPGPFDFRGNDFADRLRKRGMEIGGERELWHLPPPETLFLQRKIGGLYLLATRLGATVDVAALVRSFA comes from the coding sequence ATGACCAGGTCCAACGATCTTCGCCCCCATCCCGTGCCCGCAGGCCGGTTCGCCCGCGCGCGCAGCATGGGCGGGCTGGCCACCGGCCTTGCGGGTGGCGTGGCGCTCAGCGGTGCGCAGGCGCTGTTGCGGGGTCAGCGCCCGCGCCTTGCCGATCTGGTCATGACGCCCGCCAACATCACCCGCCTGGCCGACCGCCTGTCCGAAATGCGCGGGGCGGCGATGAAACTCGGCCAGCTTCTGTCGATGGAGGCGGGCGATCTTTTGCCGCCCGAGCTGGAGGCGATCCTGTCGCGGCTCCGCGCGCAGGCCCATGTGATGCCGCCGCAGCAGTTGAAGCAGGTGCTACAAACCGCCTACGGCCCAGATTTCCGCAAGCTTTTCCGCAGTTTCGACACGACGCCACTTGCCGCCGCCTCCATCGGGCAGGTTCACCGCGCCACGACCCCCGAGGGCGAAACGCTGGCCGTGAAACTGCAATATCCCGGCGTCCGCGAGGCCATCGACAGCGATCTCGACAATGTCGCGGCGCTGATCCGCTGGTCCGGTCTCTGGCCCGCCGAACTCGACCTCAAACCCCTGATGGCCGAGGCGCGCGTCCAACTCCACGAAGAAGCCGATTACGCCCGCGAAGGCGCGGCGCTGGCGCGCTTCGGCGCGCTTCTGGCAGGTGATGCGCGCTTCGTCGTGCCCCGGCTCGACGACAGCCGCACCCGCCCGGCAGCGCTTGCCATGAGCTTTGAACGCTCCGAACCCATCGAAACGCTGGCCCATGCCTCGCCCGCGATCCGCGACCGGGCGGTCAGCGCGCTACTGGAGCTGTGCCTGCGCGAATTGTTCGAGTTTCGCCTGATGCAGACGGACCCGAATTTCGCCAATTACCGCTGGCGGCCCGACACGGGTCAGATCGTGCTTCTGGATTTCGGCGCCACGCGCGAGATTTCCTCGCCCGTGGCCGAGGCCTATCGCACCCTTCTGCGCGCGGGCCTTGACCATGACCAACCCGGCGTTCTGGCCGCGCTCGAGGGGATCGGGTTCATCAAGCCGGGCCTGTCAGACATGCATCGCCAGACCATCCTCGACATGTCCGAGATGGGCTTCACGCTGTTGCGCGGGCCGGGGCCCTTCGATTTCCGGGGCAATGATTTCGCCGACCGCCTACGGAAACGCGGGATGGAGATCGGCGGCGAGCGCGAATTGTGGCACCTGCCGCCGCCCGAAACCCTTTTCCTGCAACGCAAGA
- a CDS encoding GGDEF domain-containing protein, producing the protein MIGLPPSLDRVIGLSGGALDVLMPMHLWADPEGRVVQAGPTLTKMARRGPLAGLPLFRLIELRRPSRVATMPGLEALAGQRLGLVLRNAPDLPLRGALTTLPAGTGLILDISLGLSFARAVSEFGLTLNDFSPCDQTVELLYLHEANSATMALSRHLSQRLDAARAEAEAQALSDPLTGLANRRAMDAAIARCLDDPTQDFGIMHLDLDLFKQVNDSFGHAAGDAVLERVGAILRHQLRQRDLAGRVGGDEFLVLLRDCAGRAEMEQVAARLIATIEEPLPFQDHLCRVSASIGFAASVDYPKRPDLTRLLADADAALYAAKRAGRRRWAAHVPPVAPAARRAADGVAYPPGD; encoded by the coding sequence ATGATCGGCCTTCCGCCCAGCCTTGACCGGGTGATCGGCCTGTCGGGTGGTGCGCTCGACGTGCTGATGCCGATGCATCTTTGGGCCGATCCCGAGGGGCGCGTGGTGCAGGCGGGCCCCACCCTGACCAAGATGGCGCGGCGCGGCCCGCTGGCGGGCCTGCCGCTCTTTCGGCTGATCGAATTGCGCCGACCGTCGCGGGTCGCCACGATGCCGGGGCTCGAGGCGCTGGCCGGTCAACGCCTCGGGCTTGTCCTGCGCAATGCGCCCGACCTGCCGCTGCGCGGGGCGCTGACCACGCTGCCTGCGGGAACCGGCCTGATCCTCGACATTTCGCTGGGCCTGTCCTTTGCCCGCGCGGTTTCGGAATTCGGCCTGACGCTCAACGATTTCTCGCCCTGTGACCAGACTGTCGAACTGCTCTACCTGCACGAGGCCAACAGCGCGACGATGGCGCTGTCGCGCCACCTGTCCCAACGCCTCGACGCCGCCCGTGCCGAGGCCGAGGCGCAGGCCCTGAGCGATCCCCTGACCGGTCTGGCCAACCGCCGCGCGATGGATGCCGCCATCGCCCGCTGCCTTGACGACCCGACACAGGATTTCGGAATCATGCATCTCGACCTCGATTTGTTCAAACAGGTCAATGACAGTTTCGGACATGCCGCAGGCGATGCCGTCCTGGAACGCGTGGGCGCGATCTTGCGCCACCAGCTGCGGCAGCGCGATCTGGCGGGTCGTGTCGGCGGCGACGAATTCCTCGTGCTGCTCCGAGACTGCGCCGGGCGGGCCGAGATGGAACAGGTCGCAGCCCGCCTCATCGCCACGATCGAGGAACCCTTGCCCTTTCAGGATCATCTGTGCCGGGTCTCCGCCTCCATCGGGTTCGCGGCCAGCGTGGATTATCCCAAGCGGCCCGATCTGACCCGCCTACTGGCCGATGCCGATGCCGCGCTTTATGCCGCCAAACGCGCCGGGCGCCGGCGCTGGGCGGCGCATGTCCCGCCTGTCGCCCCGGCTGCCCGCCGCGCGGCGGATGGCGTGGCATATCCGCCGGGGGATTGA